The following are encoded together in the Pseudomonas maumuensis genome:
- a CDS encoding (2Fe-2S)-binding protein, whose protein sequence is MADRKLQLTLNGQSVVTEVVPDDLAMIDYLHEYQNLTGSRLGCGQGICHACVVIVDNPDGTSEEVRTCITGAHYFEGKKVRTIEGHAKRDEAGNPTELNPIQQKFVDRFAFQCSYCAPGFVNAATVLVEKAQRKPLKKSELEQAIEASLGHHVCRCTGYVRYYEATRDVLGDLGLVKEG, encoded by the coding sequence ATGGCTGACCGCAAGCTGCAACTGACCCTCAACGGTCAATCTGTCGTCACCGAGGTGGTCCCCGATGACCTGGCGATGATCGACTACCTGCACGAATACCAGAACCTCACAGGCTCGCGCCTGGGCTGCGGCCAGGGCATCTGCCACGCCTGCGTGGTGATCGTCGACAACCCCGACGGCACCAGCGAGGAAGTGCGCACCTGCATCACCGGCGCGCACTATTTCGAGGGCAAGAAAGTGCGCACCATCGAAGGCCACGCCAAACGCGACGAGGCGGGCAACCCCACCGAGTTGAACCCGATCCAGCAGAAGTTCGTCGACCGCTTCGCCTTCCAGTGCAGCTACTGCGCCCCAGGCTTCGTCAACGCCGCCACGGTGCTGGTGGAGAAGGCCCAGCGCAAGCCGCTGAAGAAGAGCGAGCTGGAGCAGGCCATCGAAGCCAGCCTCGGCCACCATGTGTGCCGCTGCACCGGCTATGTGCGCTACTACGAGGCGACCCGCGACGTGCTGGGCGACCTCGGCCTGGTCAAGGAGGGTTGA
- a CDS encoding cytochrome c, whose product MTRVLSSLALAIGALVACNVQAADEALIKRGEYLARAADCMACHTAEGGAPYAGGLPIHSPFGTIYGTNITPDKQHGIGNYSSDEFFAALTEGKRKDGANLYPAMPYTSYHLIKREDSDAIHAYLMSVAPINRPAPETSLSFPFNVRTGLMGWNLLYGKSVQLEEGKGNSEAWKRGQYMVEVLGHCGECHTPRNPIGALQQDKRLTGGLLLGYLAPSLLAQDLADRGWNQADLATFLKHGISAQGSMFNEMYPVVHHSTQHLEDSDLSAMATYLLGDQPPAAKVVQAVAHETLGESAKRGRQQYLNVCAGCHGGDGEGKPHIAVAMQGNTVLRQADSRNLVKAIVDGIREQQFTGFERMQPMPGFADKLDDQQLTDMVNYLREAWGGLPGDLTTQQLAQLKAD is encoded by the coding sequence ATGACGCGAGTTCTGAGCAGCCTGGCCCTGGCCATTGGCGCGCTGGTCGCCTGCAACGTGCAGGCGGCGGACGAGGCATTGATCAAGCGCGGCGAGTACCTCGCCCGCGCCGCCGACTGCATGGCCTGCCACACCGCCGAAGGTGGCGCGCCCTACGCCGGCGGTCTGCCGATCCATTCGCCGTTCGGCACCATCTACGGCACCAACATCACCCCGGACAAGCAGCACGGCATCGGCAACTACAGCAGCGACGAGTTCTTCGCCGCCCTCACCGAGGGCAAGCGCAAGGACGGCGCCAACCTCTATCCGGCCATGCCCTACACCTCGTACCACCTGATCAAGCGCGAGGATTCCGATGCGATCCACGCCTACCTGATGAGCGTGGCGCCAATCAACCGCCCGGCGCCGGAAACCAGCCTGAGCTTCCCGTTCAACGTGCGCACCGGCCTGATGGGCTGGAACCTGCTGTACGGCAAGAGCGTGCAGCTGGAGGAGGGCAAGGGCAACAGCGAGGCGTGGAAGCGCGGCCAGTACATGGTCGAAGTGCTCGGCCATTGCGGCGAGTGCCACACTCCGCGCAACCCCATCGGCGCGCTGCAGCAGGACAAGCGCCTGACCGGCGGCCTGTTGCTGGGCTACCTCGCGCCGAGCCTGCTGGCCCAGGACCTGGCCGACCGCGGCTGGAACCAGGCCGACCTGGCGACCTTCCTCAAGCACGGTATCAGCGCCCAGGGCAGCATGTTCAACGAGATGTACCCGGTGGTGCACCACAGCACCCAGCATCTTGAAGACAGCGACCTGTCGGCCATGGCCACCTACCTGCTGGGCGACCAGCCGCCGGCGGCCAAGGTGGTGCAGGCGGTGGCCCATGAAACCCTGGGCGAGAGCGCCAAGCGTGGCCGCCAGCAGTACCTCAATGTCTGCGCCGGCTGCCACGGCGGCGATGGCGAGGGCAAGCCGCACATTGCCGTGGCCATGCAGGGCAACACCGTGCTGCGCCAGGCCGACTCGCGCAACCTGGTCAAGGCCATCGTCGACGGCATCCGCGAACAGCAGTTCACCGGCTTCGAGCGCATGCAGCCGATGCCGGGCTTTGCCGACAAGCTCGACGACCAGCAGCTGACCGATATGGTCAACTACCTGCGCGAAGCCTGGGGCGGCCTGCCGGGCGACCTGACCACCCAGCAGCTGGCCCAGCTGAAGGCGGATTGA
- a CDS encoding XdhC family protein: protein MQHLDLQVVRQAAQWSRDGMRVWLCSVLCTYGSAPRAPGSLLAVSEGGQWVGSLSGGCVEDDFLERVAVGEFATAVAVVRYGDGSDTRGNIRLPCGGILDVLVENLPGDCATQAHLAELESALLGRRRLLREVDLRSGERRLSDDLGQGPRVERGEHCVRLRIGAAQRLLLAGYSSVAHFCAEFGKGLGFEVVLCDPRDEVMDNVALDGIEIRRELPSLFIANGGCHRDTAVVALTHDPKIDDLAMLEAVRTEAFYIGVMGSQATSAKRRERLRRIGELGDADMARIHAPIGLNLGSKTPAEIALAVLADILRTRSGIAREAL from the coding sequence GTGCAGCATCTCGACCTGCAGGTGGTGCGCCAGGCGGCGCAATGGTCGCGCGACGGGATGCGCGTGTGGCTGTGCAGCGTGCTCTGCACCTATGGCTCGGCGCCGCGCGCGCCGGGCTCGCTGCTGGCGGTGAGCGAGGGCGGGCAGTGGGTGGGGTCGCTGTCGGGCGGCTGTGTCGAGGATGACTTCCTCGAGCGGGTCGCCGTCGGCGAGTTCGCCACGGCGGTTGCCGTGGTGCGCTATGGCGACGGCAGCGACACCCGCGGCAACATTCGCCTGCCGTGCGGCGGCATTCTCGACGTGCTGGTGGAGAACCTGCCCGGCGACTGCGCCACCCAGGCGCATCTTGCCGAGCTGGAGAGCGCCTTGCTCGGGCGTCGGCGGCTGTTGCGCGAGGTCGACCTGCGCAGCGGTGAACGGCGCCTGAGCGACGACCTCGGCCAGGGACCACGGGTGGAGCGTGGCGAGCATTGCGTGCGCCTGCGCATCGGCGCCGCTCAGCGCCTGTTGCTGGCAGGGTATTCGAGCGTCGCGCATTTCTGCGCCGAATTCGGCAAGGGCCTGGGCTTCGAGGTGGTGCTGTGCGACCCTCGCGACGAGGTGATGGACAACGTGGCGCTGGACGGGATAGAAATCCGTCGTGAACTGCCTTCGCTGTTCATCGCCAACGGCGGCTGCCATCGCGACACCGCGGTGGTGGCGCTTACCCACGACCCCAAGATCGATGACCTGGCCATGCTCGAAGCGGTGCGTACCGAAGCGTTCTACATCGGTGTGATGGGCTCACAGGCCACGTCGGCGAAGCGTCGTGAGCGCCTGCGCCGTATCGGCGAGCTGGGTGATGCCGACATGGCGCGCATTCATGCGCCGATCGGCCTGAACCTGGGCAGCAAGACGCCGGCGGAGATCGCCCTGGCGGTGCTCGCCGATATCCTGCGGACCCGCAGCGGCATCGCCCGCGAGGCCTTGTGA
- a CDS encoding nucleotidyltransferase family protein: MKVVALVLAAGQGARFGADKRQALMADGRSLLQHSVERALAVFDEVRVVLRAGERAEDLGLPSACRVVHSPEAGLGMGHSLAAGAASLGDSEAQAVAILLGDMPWIGAATFRRLLASAAPSVIVVPRHQGQNGHPVVFGRDYWAELGQLSGDEGARSVLRRHVNSVLLLELQDSGVLRDVDTPSALG; the protein is encoded by the coding sequence GTGAAGGTCGTTGCCCTGGTGCTGGCGGCCGGGCAGGGCGCGCGCTTCGGCGCGGACAAGCGCCAGGCCCTGATGGCCGATGGGCGCAGCCTGCTGCAGCACAGCGTCGAGCGCGCCCTGGCGGTGTTCGACGAGGTACGCGTGGTGCTGCGCGCAGGCGAGCGGGCCGAGGATCTTGGATTGCCGTCGGCCTGCCGGGTCGTCCACAGCCCCGAGGCAGGCCTGGGCATGGGCCATAGCCTGGCGGCCGGCGCGGCGTCGCTGGGTGACAGTGAAGCGCAGGCGGTCGCTATCCTGCTCGGCGACATGCCGTGGATCGGGGCGGCGACCTTCCGTCGTCTGCTCGCATCGGCGGCGCCCTCGGTCATCGTGGTGCCGCGTCATCAGGGGCAGAACGGCCACCCGGTGGTGTTCGGCCGGGATTACTGGGCCGAGCTTGGCCAGTTGTCCGGTGATGAAGGCGCGCGCTCGGTGCTGCGGCGGCATGTGAACAGCGTTTTGCTCCTGGAACTGCAGGACAGCGGTGTGCTGCGCGACGTCGATACGCCCTCGGCGCTCGGCTAG
- the hchA gene encoding glyoxalase III HchA, whose translation MTSPNDDKRPTPDAAEDNAFFPSPYSLSQFTSRKSDLSGADYPDAYRGGRWKVLLIGADERYLLTDNGTLFSTGNHPVETLLPMYHLDKAGFAFDVATLSGNPVKFEYWAMPGEDTEVLGLFDRYKPAFKQPRKLADVLEQALGEDSDYIGVFIPGGHGALIGLPESEEVGRVLKWAAEHDKFVITLCHGPAALLAGDKLYDGYKICAFPDDLDAKTPDIGYMPGHLTWKFGERLQAQGVEIINEGISGAVHQDRKLLTGDSPLAGNALGKLAASALLKAVNGG comes from the coding sequence ATGACCAGCCCCAACGACGACAAACGCCCAACGCCCGACGCGGCCGAGGACAACGCCTTCTTCCCTTCGCCGTATTCCCTCAGCCAGTTCACCTCGCGCAAGTCCGACCTCAGCGGCGCCGACTATCCCGACGCTTACCGCGGCGGACGCTGGAAGGTCTTGCTGATCGGCGCCGACGAGCGCTACCTGCTCACCGACAACGGCACGCTGTTCTCCACCGGCAACCACCCGGTGGAAACCCTGCTGCCGATGTACCACCTCGACAAGGCCGGTTTCGCCTTCGACGTCGCGACCCTGTCGGGCAACCCGGTCAAGTTCGAATACTGGGCCATGCCCGGCGAGGACACCGAGGTGCTGGGCCTGTTCGATCGCTACAAACCAGCGTTCAAGCAGCCGCGCAAGCTCGCCGATGTGCTGGAACAGGCCCTGGGTGAGGACTCGGACTATATCGGTGTGTTCATCCCGGGCGGCCACGGCGCGCTGATCGGCCTGCCGGAAAGCGAGGAAGTCGGGCGAGTGCTGAAATGGGCGGCGGAACACGACAAGTTCGTCATCACCCTATGCCACGGCCCGGCGGCGCTGCTGGCCGGCGACAAGCTCTACGACGGCTACAAGATCTGCGCCTTCCCTGACGATCTGGATGCCAAGACCCCGGACATCGGCTACATGCCCGGCCACCTGACCTGGAAGTTCGGCGAACGCCTGCAGGCCCAGGGCGTCGAGATCATCAACGAGGGTATCTCCGGTGCCGTCCACCAGGACCGCAAGCTGCTCACCGGTGACAGTCCGTTGGCCGGCAATGCCCTGGGCAAGCTGGCCGCCTCGGCGTTGCTCAAGGCAGTCAACGGCGGATGA
- a CDS encoding PA1136 family autoinducer-binding transcriptional regulator — translation MRDQPFDQLVQAVQRIAQATDLADIQSAVRNVARPLGYDRFVLFSASAARDEVVERIHWVEGDWFGDGQAVDAQTYVRHCPVTRHLLAAREPFFWSKRLDDGNERYRVVRTPSGPGIHGLQVPVFGPAGLEGAMSFGGAQVVATPAARLALTLLAQAAFAGARRLLEAPSGQGRLSERERQVLAWTAAGQRQADIAATLGLSLRTVENHLRAARRRLGVSTTAQAIRIALGSGALD, via the coding sequence ATGAGGGACCAGCCGTTCGATCAGCTGGTGCAAGCCGTTCAGCGGATCGCGCAGGCCACCGATCTCGCGGATATCCAGTCGGCCGTGCGCAATGTCGCGCGGCCGCTGGGCTATGACCGTTTCGTGCTGTTCAGCGCCAGCGCTGCGCGGGATGAGGTGGTCGAGCGTATCCATTGGGTGGAGGGGGACTGGTTCGGCGATGGCCAGGCGGTCGACGCCCAGACCTACGTGCGCCACTGTCCGGTGACCCGTCACCTACTGGCGGCACGCGAGCCGTTCTTCTGGAGCAAGCGGCTGGACGATGGCAACGAGCGTTACCGCGTGGTACGAACGCCGAGCGGGCCGGGTATCCACGGCTTGCAGGTGCCGGTGTTCGGTCCCGCAGGCCTGGAGGGCGCCATGAGTTTCGGTGGCGCGCAGGTCGTGGCGACACCTGCCGCACGGCTGGCTCTGACGCTGCTGGCCCAGGCCGCGTTCGCGGGTGCTCGGCGGTTGCTGGAAGCGCCCAGCGGCCAGGGGCGTTTGTCCGAGCGTGAGCGCCAGGTCCTGGCCTGGACCGCCGCCGGGCAGCGCCAGGCCGATATCGCCGCCACCCTCGGACTGTCGCTGCGCACGGTGGAAAACCACCTGCGCGCCGCCCGCCGGCGTCTGGGGGTGAGCACCACCGCCCAGGCGATCAGGATCGCCCTGGGCAGCGGTGCGCTCGACTGA
- a CDS encoding NAD(P)H-quinone oxidoreductase yields MNAIDITRPGGPEVLQVASHATPQPGPREVLVQVHAAGVNGPDLLQRKGLYDPPAGAPAIPGLEIAGKVVAIGEHVRHFALGDAVIALVQGGGYAEYAVADERTTAHLPENLSMVEGAALPETFMTVWVNLFQRGGFKAGESVLIHGGASGIGTTATQLARAFGAAKIFTTVNGAGQQAASLELGADVAIDYTREDFVEQVMAHTDGKGVDVIVDIIAGDYVARNFRAAAMDGRIVQIGVVKGPATEVDLFPLLTKRLTHIGSTLRARSADDKAAILGELQAKAWPHVRSGAVKPLIHATFPLAAASQAHELMESGRHIGKVVLNVAHKG; encoded by the coding sequence ATGAACGCCATCGACATCACCCGGCCAGGCGGCCCCGAGGTCCTGCAGGTCGCCAGCCATGCCACGCCCCAGCCAGGCCCGCGCGAAGTGCTGGTGCAGGTGCATGCCGCTGGCGTCAACGGCCCCGACCTGCTGCAGCGCAAGGGCCTGTACGATCCACCCGCCGGCGCGCCGGCCATCCCGGGCCTGGAGATCGCCGGCAAGGTGGTGGCCATCGGCGAGCACGTCCGTCACTTTGCCCTCGGCGATGCCGTGATCGCCCTGGTCCAGGGCGGTGGTTATGCCGAGTACGCCGTGGCCGACGAACGCACCACCGCGCACCTGCCGGAAAACCTGTCGATGGTCGAGGGTGCGGCGCTGCCGGAAACCTTCATGACCGTGTGGGTCAACCTGTTCCAGCGCGGCGGCTTCAAGGCCGGTGAAAGCGTGCTGATCCATGGTGGCGCGTCGGGCATCGGCACTACCGCGACGCAGCTGGCCCGGGCCTTCGGCGCGGCGAAGATCTTCACCACGGTCAATGGCGCCGGGCAACAGGCCGCAAGCCTCGAACTTGGCGCCGACGTGGCCATCGACTACACCCGCGAGGACTTCGTCGAGCAAGTCATGGCGCACACCGATGGCAAGGGCGTGGATGTGATCGTCGACATCATCGCCGGCGACTACGTGGCGCGGAACTTCAGGGCCGCCGCCATGGACGGACGCATCGTGCAGATCGGCGTGGTCAAGGGCCCGGCCACCGAGGTCGACCTGTTCCCGCTGTTGACCAAGCGCCTGACCCATATCGGCTCGACCCTGCGCGCGCGCAGCGCCGACGACAAGGCGGCGATCCTCGGCGAGCTGCAGGCCAAGGCCTGGCCCCACGTACGCAGCGGCGCGGTCAAGCCGCTGATCCACGCCACCTTCCCGCTGGCCGCGGCCAGCCAGGCCCATGAATTGATGGAGTCTGGACGGCATATCGGCAAGGTGGTGCTGAACGTCGCGCACAAAGGCTGA
- a CDS encoding LysR family transcriptional regulator has product MNWDDARMLLALSREQTLRRAARVLRVDQATVGRRVAALEADLGSTLFLRTPAGYQLTAIGEVAVEMAQKMEQAALELARRTRGADNEEAGEVRIATTDSLALEFVIPALRQVHETHPEVRVVLSGSSEIVNLSQRETDIAIRNQRPDSPDLVLRKLASWQMGLFASADYLARRGVPEEGSFAGHDLVVYEPYWRDRAEPTLVDVPMGEGRVVMAANASMMLRRGIAEGLGLGEIPVELGQRDGLRRVWPQRTRSQPYEVWMVTHQDLRHTARVRAVIEQLVRAFAVEVPGARR; this is encoded by the coding sequence ATGAACTGGGATGATGCCCGCATGCTGCTGGCCTTGAGCCGCGAACAGACCCTGCGCCGCGCCGCCCGGGTGCTGCGGGTCGACCAGGCCACGGTGGGCCGGCGGGTGGCGGCGCTGGAGGCGGACCTGGGCTCGACCTTGTTCCTGCGCACGCCGGCCGGCTACCAGTTGACCGCCATCGGTGAAGTGGCCGTGGAAATGGCGCAGAAGATGGAACAGGCGGCCCTGGAACTGGCCCGCCGAACCCGCGGCGCGGACAACGAGGAGGCCGGCGAGGTGCGCATCGCCACCACCGACTCCCTGGCCCTGGAGTTTGTCATTCCCGCGCTGCGGCAGGTACACGAGACCCATCCCGAGGTGCGCGTGGTGCTCAGCGGCAGCTCGGAGATCGTCAATCTGTCGCAACGCGAAACCGACATCGCCATCCGCAACCAGCGCCCGGACAGCCCCGACCTGGTGCTGCGCAAGCTGGCCAGCTGGCAGATGGGCCTGTTCGCCTCGGCGGATTACCTGGCGCGGCGGGGCGTGCCGGAGGAGGGTAGCTTCGCCGGCCACGACCTGGTGGTGTACGAGCCGTACTGGCGCGACCGCGCCGAACCGACCCTGGTGGACGTGCCCATGGGCGAGGGGCGGGTGGTGATGGCGGCCAACGCCAGCATGATGCTGCGCCGTGGCATCGCCGAAGGCCTGGGCCTGGGGGAGATCCCGGTGGAGTTGGGGCAGCGTGACGGCTTGCGGCGGGTCTGGCCACAGCGTACGCGCAGCCAACCCTACGAGGTGTGGATGGTCACTCACCAGGACTTGCGCCACACGGCGCGGGTGCGCGCGGTGATCGAGCAGTTGGTAAGGGCGTTTGCGGTTGAGGTGCCAGGTGCTCGTCGCTGA
- a CDS encoding MipA/OmpV family protein: MFKTTSLRNVLGASFALNLAVASTEASAQEQSALDTLWGDETQVSAGFALHTAPRYMGAKGRQGHLLPSVSIQRGIFFADSLGGVGVQHQFDNGFSASLALGYDFGRADGDSKYRNGGDQLKGMGEVGGATVVDINLAQQVLPWLALTAEAELRTGGYKRGNRYQFGLLSTLHHSNADTVTLGFNAHAGQAKYNQTYFGVTGQQSDNTAFDPYKADKGIYAYSSELSWMHRFDPHWSTIASVNVMHYTDQVRESPIVRQDTPVTSTVGVQYSF, encoded by the coding sequence ATGTTCAAAACAACCTCCCTGCGCAACGTACTGGGTGCCTCATTCGCCCTCAATCTGGCCGTCGCCTCCACCGAGGCCAGCGCTCAGGAGCAGTCCGCGCTGGACACCCTCTGGGGCGACGAGACCCAGGTCAGCGCAGGCTTCGCCCTGCACACCGCGCCGCGCTACATGGGCGCGAAGGGCCGCCAGGGGCATTTACTGCCCTCGGTGTCGATCCAGCGCGGCATCTTTTTCGCCGACAGCCTTGGCGGGGTGGGCGTCCAGCATCAGTTCGACAATGGCTTCAGCGCCAGCCTGGCGCTGGGCTATGACTTCGGCCGTGCCGACGGTGACAGCAAGTACCGCAACGGGGGGGACCAGCTGAAGGGTATGGGCGAGGTGGGCGGCGCGACGGTTGTCGACATCAACCTCGCCCAGCAGGTCCTGCCCTGGTTGGCGCTCACCGCCGAGGCCGAACTGCGGACCGGTGGCTACAAACGCGGCAACCGCTATCAGTTCGGCCTGCTGAGCACGCTCCACCACAGCAATGCCGACACGGTGACGCTGGGCTTCAATGCCCATGCCGGGCAGGCGAAGTACAACCAGACCTACTTCGGTGTCACCGGCCAGCAAAGCGACAACACCGCGTTCGATCCATACAAGGCCGACAAAGGCATCTATGCCTATTCGAGCGAGCTGTCATGGATGCATCGGTTCGACCCGCACTGGTCGACCATCGCCAGCGTGAATGTCATGCATTACACCGACCAGGTCCGCGAAAGCCCGATCGTCCGCCAGGACACGCCAGTCACATCCACCGTCGGGGTGCAGTACAGCTTCTGA
- a CDS encoding VOC family protein has product MDLKFSHVDVLVADLHAACSYYAQVLGADISRTLVWERGGLHVHYAIARVGQERFMLVQPLAGNLKDLLDTQGEGMIYRHCYSTPDIEQAYDQLTANGIQPEDENGKPLAREHLQSPAGARIIWLPKRFGHFSIEIIEAQALEAFIEDAFSAPVAAG; this is encoded by the coding sequence ATGGACCTCAAGTTCAGCCACGTTGATGTGCTGGTCGCCGATCTGCACGCCGCCTGTAGCTATTACGCGCAGGTGCTGGGCGCCGACATTTCCAGAACGCTCGTCTGGGAACGCGGCGGGCTGCATGTCCACTATGCAATCGCCCGAGTCGGCCAGGAGCGCTTCATGTTGGTCCAGCCGTTGGCGGGTAACCTGAAAGACCTGCTCGATACCCAGGGCGAAGGCATGATCTACCGCCACTGCTACTCCACGCCGGACATCGAGCAGGCCTATGACCAGCTGACGGCCAACGGCATCCAGCCCGAGGACGAGAACGGCAAGCCACTGGCACGCGAGCACCTGCAATCGCCCGCCGGGGCCCGCATCATCTGGTTGCCGAAGCGTTTCGGGCATTTCTCGATCGAGATCATCGAGGCGCAGGCGCTCGAAGCCTTCATCGAGGACGCTTTCAGCGCCCCGGTCGCTGCTGGCTGA
- a CDS encoding DUF2986 domain-containing protein: MNRRKKINQLLKAHAKKASAKLAPKNRNPYISKADRLKLAAEAGQPEADSVSDVAPAQP; this comes from the coding sequence ATGAACCGTCGTAAAAAGATCAACCAGCTGTTGAAAGCCCACGCCAAGAAGGCCAGCGCCAAGTTGGCGCCGAAAAACCGGAACCCCTACATCTCCAAGGCCGACCGGTTGAAACTGGCGGCCGAGGCCGGCCAGCCCGAAGCAGATTCGGTGAGCGACGTCGCGCCGGCACAGCCCTGA
- a CDS encoding ribonuclease T2 family protein, which produces MQWTPQSATYLKALLFGCLAAAASPTFAEQICVLPDNVEPAPARPVDYVNKGLPTDYLALVLSWSPEHCEAQRNKPKAQREKHAFQCFSGNRFEWVVHGLWPQNGYARSNQDHPRNCQTVGSLPAPLVRQHLCMMPGPDLMQNEWQAHGTCGWSSPERYFADIQRVYDSLHRPTLQEMLDSEAGPNQLVDARVSDIKQAFLAHNPALPAQSLRVSVGSGNRLKELWVCLDKQLGPMPCPAGGTPDNQQIKVRTPNQ; this is translated from the coding sequence ATGCAATGGACACCACAATCTGCAACCTACCTGAAAGCGCTGCTCTTTGGCTGCCTGGCCGCCGCCGCCTCACCCACCTTCGCCGAGCAGATCTGCGTGTTGCCCGACAACGTCGAGCCTGCGCCGGCCCGCCCGGTGGATTACGTCAACAAGGGCCTGCCTACCGATTACCTGGCCCTGGTGCTGTCTTGGTCGCCGGAGCATTGTGAAGCCCAGCGCAACAAGCCCAAGGCGCAACGCGAAAAGCATGCCTTCCAGTGCTTCTCGGGCAATCGTTTCGAATGGGTGGTGCACGGCCTGTGGCCGCAAAATGGCTACGCCAGGTCCAACCAGGATCATCCGCGCAACTGCCAGACAGTCGGTTCGCTACCGGCGCCCTTGGTCAGGCAGCACCTGTGCATGATGCCCGGGCCGGACCTGATGCAGAACGAATGGCAAGCCCACGGCACCTGCGGCTGGTCGTCGCCGGAGCGTTACTTTGCCGATATCCAGCGAGTCTACGACTCGCTGCATCGGCCTACTCTGCAAGAAATGCTCGACAGCGAAGCGGGCCCCAACCAGTTGGTGGACGCCAGGGTGAGCGACATCAAGCAGGCGTTCCTGGCCCATAACCCCGCGCTGCCTGCGCAGAGCCTGCGGGTATCGGTGGGTTCGGGCAACCGCCTGAAAGAGCTCTGGGTCTGTCTGGACAAACAGCTCGGCCCAATGCCGTGCCCAGCCGGCGGGACTCCCGACAACCAGCAGATCAAGGTCCGCACACCCAACCAGTAA